The following proteins are encoded in a genomic region of Clostridium kluyveri:
- the abc-f gene encoding ribosomal protection-like ABC-F family protein, with the protein MLILEARNLKKYYGDRLILSFKNLKIESGDKIGVVGRNGAGKSTLLNILAGNAKEDEGIIYRHCSIAYIKQFSNEDITADGKILKEFKVDKKIDKDNVSGGEYTKLNIAAALSKEGELLLADEPTSNLDYDGIKLLQKKLSNIETFILISHDRDFMDSLCNKIIEIENGKLVFYEGNYSSYIKQKSIERKSIQNEYTQYISEKSRLQKAITGRENKSKSMKKAPKRMGNSEARLHKRETYERRKKVEGAAKTMKTRLEKLEVKEKLDKIPEVKLDFSLTDPPRNKVVISGNKICFSYDSNVILNNTDFKIYNGSKTALVGNNGSGKTTLLNLINNHFNPIYAVPKAVIGYFCQRFENLDYNKTLIENVMEDSIQSESSVRTILARLLFFGDDVYKKVCVLSGGERIKVSFAKLFVSKANVLLLDEPTNYLDMQSIEALENIIKTYEGTVLFVSHDNKFINSVADSLMLLKNGQITEFHGNLKEFEEKQELKNNSSNYNMEKSILQMRLTEIISKMSLPNCDKEMLEEEYKSILNQLRHI; encoded by the coding sequence ATGCTTATTTTAGAAGCTAGGAATTTAAAAAAATATTATGGAGATAGATTGATTCTATCTTTTAAGAATTTAAAAATAGAAAGTGGAGATAAGATAGGAGTTGTAGGGAGAAATGGTGCAGGTAAAAGTACTCTCTTGAATATTTTAGCAGGAAATGCAAAAGAAGATGAGGGGATCATTTACAGGCATTGTTCCATAGCATATATTAAACAATTTTCAAATGAGGACATAACAGCTGATGGAAAAATATTAAAAGAGTTTAAAGTGGATAAAAAAATTGATAAAGACAATGTAAGTGGAGGAGAATATACCAAACTCAATATTGCAGCTGCATTGAGTAAGGAGGGGGAGCTGCTTCTGGCAGATGAACCTACTTCTAATCTTGATTATGATGGCATTAAACTTTTACAAAAAAAATTATCCAATATAGAAACATTTATCTTAATAAGCCATGACAGGGACTTTATGGATTCACTCTGCAATAAAATTATAGAAATAGAAAATGGAAAACTTGTCTTTTATGAAGGAAATTACTCCTCATATATAAAACAAAAATCTATAGAGAGGAAAAGCATTCAAAATGAATATACTCAATATATAAGTGAGAAGTCAAGGCTTCAGAAGGCTATTACAGGGAGAGAAAATAAATCAAAATCTATGAAAAAAGCTCCAAAGAGAATGGGAAATTCAGAAGCAAGACTTCACAAGAGGGAAACCTATGAAAGAAGAAAAAAAGTAGAAGGGGCAGCAAAAACTATGAAAACCCGTCTGGAGAAGCTGGAGGTTAAGGAAAAACTGGATAAAATTCCAGAAGTAAAGCTTGATTTTTCACTGACTGATCCTCCTAGAAATAAAGTAGTTATATCTGGAAATAAAATATGTTTCAGCTATGACAGTAATGTTATTTTAAATAATACTGATTTTAAAATATACAATGGAAGTAAAACTGCTCTGGTTGGAAATAATGGTTCGGGAAAAACTACATTGCTAAATCTTATAAATAATCACTTTAATCCAATATATGCTGTACCTAAAGCGGTAATAGGTTACTTCTGTCAGAGGTTTGAAAATTTAGACTATAATAAAACCTTAATTGAAAATGTAATGGAAGATTCAATTCAAAGTGAAAGCTCAGTAAGGACAATTCTGGCAAGATTATTATTTTTTGGTGATGATGTATATAAAAAAGTTTGCGTACTCAGCGGAGGGGAAAGGATAAAAGTTTCATTTGCAAAATTATTTGTTTCAAAGGCTAATGTATTACTTCTTGATGAGCCCACAAATTATCTTGATATGCAATCTATTGAGGCTCTTGAAAATATTATTAAAACCTATGAAGGTACAGTTTTATTTGTATCCCATGATAATAAATTTATAAATTCGGTGGCAGACAGCTTAATGTTATTGAAAAATGGACAAATAACAGAATTTCATGGGAATCTAAAAGAATTTGAAGAGAAGCAAGAGCTGAAAAATAACAGCAGTAATTACAACATGGAAAAGTCCATCTTGCAGATGAGACTTACTGAAATTATTTCTAAAATGTCACTGCCAAATTGTGATAAGGAAATGCTTGAAGAAGAGTATAAAAGTATTTTAAATCAATTAAGGCATATTTAA
- the hydF gene encoding [FeFe] hydrogenase H-cluster maturation GTPase HydF: MSLNEAPRSVRVHIALFGRRNAGKSSIINAITGQDIAIVSSVKGTTTDPVYKSIEILPIGPCVIIDTAGLDDSGQLGELRKKKALEVLNKTDISLVVIDSTVGITEYDRYIIDEIKSKKIPLMGILNKWDISNIDEKDIKNIKEELDIPLIAVSAVTGKGIKELKNQIAGILPKEEDKFKIIGDLISPGDFVVLVTPIDKAAPKGRLILPQQQTIRDILESDAIAVVTKEYELRETLESLGKKPKIVVTDSQAFLKVAADTPKDILMTSFSILFARFKGDLIELIKGVKAVKNLKDGDKVLIAEGCTHHRQSDDIGKVKIPRWIRQITGKKIDFEFSSGVSFTDDIKRYSLIVHCGGCMLNKSAMLHRINTAKEFKVPIVNYGILIAYVQGILDRALMPFPRAKMIWDEVEEH; encoded by the coding sequence ATGAGTTTAAATGAAGCCCCTCGTTCCGTTAGAGTACATATAGCTCTCTTTGGAAGGAGGAATGCAGGTAAGTCAAGTATTATAAATGCCATAACAGGGCAGGATATAGCTATTGTATCCAGTGTGAAAGGCACCACTACGGATCCGGTGTATAAATCTATAGAAATTCTTCCTATAGGCCCCTGTGTCATAATTGATACAGCAGGACTGGATGATAGTGGACAGCTTGGAGAACTGAGGAAGAAAAAGGCCTTGGAAGTTTTGAACAAGACAGATATATCATTGGTAGTAATAGATTCAACGGTAGGGATTACAGAGTATGACAGATATATAATTGATGAAATCAAAAGTAAAAAAATTCCTCTTATGGGGATTTTAAATAAGTGGGATATATCTAATATAGATGAGAAAGATATTAAAAATATAAAGGAGGAATTGGATATTCCTCTTATAGCTGTATCTGCTGTTACAGGAAAGGGAATAAAAGAATTAAAAAATCAGATAGCCGGTATATTGCCTAAAGAAGAGGATAAATTCAAGATAATTGGAGACTTGATAAGTCCCGGAGATTTTGTGGTACTGGTTACTCCTATAGACAAGGCCGCACCTAAGGGGAGACTTATACTGCCTCAGCAGCAAACCATAAGGGATATACTTGAAAGTGATGCTATTGCAGTGGTTACCAAGGAATATGAACTTAGAGAAACATTGGAAAGCTTAGGTAAAAAACCTAAAATAGTAGTTACAGATTCCCAGGCATTTTTAAAAGTAGCTGCAGATACACCAAAGGATATTTTAATGACTTCTTTTTCTATATTATTTGCCAGATTTAAAGGTGATTTAATAGAACTTATAAAAGGGGTTAAAGCTGTAAAGAATTTAAAAGATGGAGATAAAGTATTAATAGCAGAGGGGTGTACCCATCACAGACAATCAGATGATATAGGAAAAGTGAAAATACCAAGATGGATAAGGCAGATTACAGGTAAAAAAATAGATTTTGAGTTTTCCTCGGGAGTATCTTTTACAGATGACATAAAGAGATATTCTCTTATAGTTCACTGTGGAGGATGTATGTTAAATAAATCTGCAATGCTGCATAGAATTAATACTGCCAAGGAGTTTAAGGTACCTATAGTTAATTATGGTATACTTATTGCCTATGTTCAGGGTATACTGGACAGAGCCTTGATGCCATTTCCAAGAGCTAAAATGATATGGGATGAAGTGGAAGAACATTAA
- a CDS encoding aspartate ammonia-lyase, translating to MQIRIEKDLLGEKEIDNSSYFGINTKRALENFNLGGKTVNLNLIKEIALIKKAAAIVNEDLKELPEDKAEAIIKASEEVIEGNFNDQFFLSAFQGGAGTSTNMNVNEVIANRAIEILGGKKGDYNLVHPLNDVNMSQSTNDVYPTALRIAAIRSIRRLSSCLADLQEELQVKENEFSDIIKLGRTQLMDALPMMVGQGFGAYAKAIARDRWRIYKVEERLREINIGGTAIGTGLNATNKFIYEITDVLQDLTGLGIARSDYPMDVTQNCDIFVEVSGLLKSLAVNLLKISNDLRILNSGPVGGIGEIILPKVQSGSTIMPGKVNPVIAEMTAQVSMRVISNDTAITMASGSGQLELNAFTPLIAECLLESLELLEKTVIIFREKCIKGIKVNEENCRKNLEASTAMVTALVHYIGYDKAGKLAEKALKEHKTIREVLYEEEVLSREKIDEIINPYQLTKPGIPGT from the coding sequence ATGCAGATTAGAATAGAAAAGGATTTACTCGGAGAAAAAGAAATTGATAATTCTTCTTATTTTGGCATTAATACCAAAAGGGCTCTTGAAAATTTCAATCTAGGAGGAAAAACCGTAAATTTAAATCTGATAAAAGAAATTGCACTTATAAAGAAAGCAGCTGCTATAGTAAATGAAGATTTAAAAGAACTTCCAGAAGATAAGGCAGAAGCTATAATTAAAGCCAGTGAAGAGGTTATAGAAGGAAATTTTAATGACCAGTTTTTTCTCAGTGCATTTCAGGGAGGTGCTGGTACATCTACAAACATGAATGTAAATGAGGTTATAGCCAATAGGGCGATAGAAATACTGGGAGGAAAAAAAGGAGATTATAATCTGGTGCACCCATTAAATGATGTAAATATGTCACAGTCAACTAATGATGTTTATCCCACAGCTTTAAGGATTGCAGCTATAAGAAGCATAAGAAGGCTGAGCAGTTGTCTGGCTGATTTGCAGGAAGAATTGCAGGTAAAGGAGAATGAATTTTCAGACATAATAAAGCTTGGAAGAACTCAGCTTATGGATGCATTGCCTATGATGGTAGGACAGGGATTTGGAGCCTATGCGAAAGCAATAGCCAGAGACAGGTGGAGAATATATAAGGTGGAAGAAAGGCTTAGAGAAATTAATATAGGAGGTACTGCCATAGGTACAGGACTTAATGCCACCAATAAATTTATATATGAGATAACAGATGTGCTTCAGGATTTAACGGGACTTGGAATTGCAAGGTCGGATTATCCTATGGATGTAACTCAAAACTGTGACATATTTGTGGAAGTTTCAGGATTATTGAAGTCTCTGGCTGTTAACCTTTTAAAAATTTCAAATGATTTAAGAATTTTAAATTCAGGGCCTGTAGGGGGAATTGGAGAGATTATACTTCCAAAAGTTCAATCCGGTTCCACTATTATGCCGGGAAAGGTTAATCCGGTTATAGCTGAAATGACAGCCCAGGTAAGTATGAGGGTAATATCAAATGATACTGCCATTACCATGGCAAGCGGTTCAGGTCAGCTGGAACTGAATGCATTTACTCCTTTAATTGCGGAGTGTTTGCTTGAGTCATTGGAACTTTTAGAAAAAACAGTTATAATATTTAGAGAAAAATGTATTAAGGGTATTAAGGTAAATGAAGAAAATTGCAGAAAAAACCTGGAAGCATCTACTGCCATGGTAACGGCTCTTGTACATTATATAGGTTATGATAAAGCTGGAAAACTGGCAGAAAAAGCTTTAAAAGAACATAAGACAATAAGAGAAGTTTTATATGAAGAGGAAGTACTTTCAAGGGAAAAGATAGATGAAATAATAAATCCATATCAACTTACAAAGCCTGGAATACCGGGAACATGA
- the pglX gene encoding BREX-1 system adenine-specific DNA-methyltransferase PglX, producing MNKNILKNFAVKSRKELVERVKIKAARKGIENGYTEDLYIIRGFGETIFSEKEKIQREIIINRIESLNKNGEKGYDIVIEEIAYSWFIRFIALRFMEVNKYIPETFIVKYNEYDSMQNIHGINFSLDLKKIQSIKLNSDSEGILRYIVLSRCSDLKEFLPFVFRGWPDYTELLFPEELLGEKNFVFKLIHTIPEKLWYHVEIMGWLYEYYISEEQNRIISSKKKYTKQEIPYATQLFTPDWIVKYMVQNSLGRYWIEAHPEHQSLKKSWEFYIENLELQQELKYYIDKDLKVRDIKCVDPACGSGHILVYMFRLLYQIYRKCGYGEDEIPEMIIQNNIYGMDIHDGACQLACFIIGMEGMKYDKYLLEKMKRKAVKFNIVSIRETNNFSDEDIEYVLGDNYNTHYNILKNFIDQFKDAKIYGSLIELREFKEDILLNTLEYIKNIRESNLLKEKRRKKIIGELSKLIKQARIMGYTYDILVTNPPYISNKYLPELLAKYIGKNYPEAKSDIFSAFMAYGFSKVKYNGQLAFMTPFVWMFIQSYQKLREKIIDHKSITSLIQLEYSGFEEATVPICTFTLRNYKVNMKGSYIKLSDFKGSNNQPVKAREAVDNPYVNYRFTLNQDKMKSIPGSRFGYWLTRGEIEILSRASIIGDAAFPCTGMQTGNNNKYIRHWFEVKYKLINFKGESNNIKYWIPYQMGGEARKWYGNISEVIYWRNNGEKVRRDQGSLIRNEKFFFKKGISWKRITSGNNTIRVLNKGFIFDQSADSIFVKNPEDYNYILAFFNTKIMMNIFKFISPTLNLTAGTVKQIPIYIEKDPDMKKKINDLCEECISISKMEWDFFETSWNFKKHPFILMCEDRWSLPNSYDSQIHYYIGHIFNIWESFAENQFNRLKQKEEELNKIFIHIYGLQDELTPEVLDKDITIRRADKKRDVKSFISYGVGCMFGRYSIDREGVICSDEGIYSFCGQKNTDFTRYLPDEDNIIPILCHSCFKNDIVDRFIQFVSVVFGKETLYENLSFIANTLGKKEGETDEDTLRRYFINNFFKDHVQIYKKRPIYWLFTSGKYKAFNCLVYVHRYHKGVLSIIRNCYVNKIQDKIYKDIQFLSYKMEHSCEKEKKDIRKKLDILYKKQDELNIYDEMLISKANMNIELELDLGIIANYKKFLPLVKNLEK from the coding sequence ATGAATAAGAATATATTAAAAAATTTTGCAGTTAAAAGCAGAAAGGAACTTGTAGAAAGAGTTAAAATAAAAGCTGCAAGAAAAGGTATAGAGAATGGTTATACTGAAGACTTGTATATAATTAGAGGATTTGGAGAAACAATATTTAGTGAAAAGGAAAAAATTCAGAGAGAAATAATTATAAACAGAATAGAATCCCTAAATAAAAATGGAGAGAAAGGCTATGACATAGTTATTGAAGAAATTGCCTACTCCTGGTTTATTAGATTTATTGCTTTAAGATTCATGGAAGTTAATAAATACATACCTGAAACCTTTATTGTAAAATATAATGAATACGATTCAATGCAGAATATTCATGGAATAAATTTTTCTTTAGATTTAAAAAAAATTCAGAGTATAAAATTAAACAGCGATTCAGAGGGTATCTTGAGGTATATAGTATTATCAAGGTGCAGTGATTTAAAGGAGTTTCTGCCTTTTGTATTTCGAGGATGGCCGGATTATACAGAATTATTATTTCCGGAGGAACTTTTAGGTGAAAAAAATTTTGTATTTAAACTTATCCATACCATACCAGAAAAGTTATGGTATCATGTAGAAATTATGGGGTGGCTTTATGAATATTACATATCTGAGGAACAAAATAGAATAATAAGTTCAAAAAAAAAATATACAAAACAAGAAATACCTTATGCCACTCAACTGTTCACTCCAGACTGGATAGTAAAATATATGGTTCAGAATTCACTGGGAAGGTACTGGATAGAAGCTCACCCAGAACATCAGTCTCTAAAAAAAAGCTGGGAATTTTATATAGAAAATTTGGAACTGCAGCAGGAATTAAAATACTACATAGATAAGGATTTAAAAGTTAGGGACATAAAATGTGTTGACCCTGCCTGTGGATCTGGACACATACTGGTATATATGTTTCGATTATTATATCAGATATATAGAAAATGTGGATATGGCGAAGATGAAATACCAGAGATGATTATACAAAATAATATTTATGGGATGGATATACATGATGGAGCCTGCCAGCTTGCCTGTTTCATTATTGGTATGGAAGGAATGAAATATGACAAATATCTTCTTGAAAAAATGAAGAGGAAAGCGGTAAAATTTAATATAGTATCTATAAGGGAAACTAATAATTTCAGTGATGAGGATATAGAATATGTATTAGGTGATAATTATAATACACATTATAATATTTTAAAAAATTTCATAGACCAATTTAAGGATGCAAAGATATATGGCTCTCTTATAGAATTAAGGGAGTTTAAAGAGGATATTCTATTAAATACACTGGAATATATAAAAAATATAAGGGAAAGTAACTTACTTAAGGAAAAAAGAAGAAAGAAAATTATTGGAGAGCTGTCAAAATTAATAAAACAGGCTCGCATAATGGGGTATACATATGATATTTTAGTAACAAATCCTCCTTATATCAGTAATAAATATTTACCTGAACTTCTGGCAAAGTATATTGGAAAAAATTATCCAGAGGCCAAAAGTGATATATTTTCTGCTTTTATGGCATATGGCTTTTCGAAGGTAAAATATAATGGTCAATTGGCATTTATGACTCCTTTTGTATGGATGTTCATACAGTCTTATCAAAAGTTGAGGGAAAAGATAATTGACCATAAAAGTATAACTAGTTTAATTCAATTGGAGTACTCTGGATTTGAAGAAGCCACAGTACCCATATGTACATTTACTTTAAGAAATTATAAAGTTAACATGAAAGGCAGTTATATTAAGTTATCAGATTTTAAGGGATCTAATAATCAACCGGTTAAGGCTAGGGAAGCCGTAGATAATCCATATGTGAATTATAGATTTACCTTAAATCAAGACAAAATGAAAAGCATTCCCGGAAGCAGGTTTGGGTACTGGCTTACCAGAGGGGAAATTGAAATACTAAGCAGGGCAAGTATAATAGGAGATGCAGCCTTTCCATGTACCGGTATGCAAACCGGAAATAATAATAAATATATAAGACATTGGTTTGAAGTAAAATATAAACTTATAAATTTTAAGGGAGAAAGTAATAATATAAAATATTGGATACCCTATCAAATGGGAGGAGAAGCCCGAAAATGGTATGGCAATATTTCAGAAGTAATCTACTGGAGAAACAATGGAGAAAAGGTAAGAAGGGATCAAGGTTCCCTTATAAGAAATGAAAAATTTTTTTTTAAGAAGGGTATAAGCTGGAAGAGAATAACCTCAGGAAATAATACCATAAGAGTTTTAAATAAAGGATTTATTTTTGACCAATCTGCAGATTCTATATTTGTTAAAAATCCAGAGGATTATAATTATATATTGGCTTTCTTTAACACCAAGATAATGATGAATATATTTAAATTTATATCCCCCACCTTAAATCTCACTGCAGGAACGGTTAAGCAAATTCCCATATATATTGAAAAAGATCCAGATATGAAAAAGAAAATTAATGACCTGTGTGAAGAATGTATAAGTATATCAAAAATGGAGTGGGATTTTTTTGAGACATCCTGGAATTTTAAAAAGCATCCTTTTATATTAATGTGTGAAGACAGATGGAGTTTACCAAACAGTTATGATTCACAGATTCACTATTATATAGGGCATATATTTAACATCTGGGAATCATTTGCAGAGAATCAGTTCAACCGGTTAAAACAAAAGGAAGAAGAACTAAATAAAATATTTATCCATATTTATGGTCTACAGGATGAATTGACACCGGAAGTTTTGGATAAAGACATTACTATTAGGAGAGCGGATAAAAAAAGAGATGTTAAATCATTCATTTCCTATGGGGTAGGATGTATGTTTGGCAGGTATTCTATTGATAGAGAAGGTGTTATCTGTTCTGATGAAGGTATCTATAGTTTTTGCGGGCAGAAAAATACAGATTTCACAAGGTATTTACCAGATGAAGATAATATTATTCCCATACTTTGTCACAGTTGTTTTAAAAATGATATAGTGGATAGATTTATACAGTTTGTATCTGTAGTTTTTGGCAAAGAAACTTTATATGAAAATTTAAGTTTTATAGCAAATACTCTTGGAAAAAAGGAAGGGGAAACAGATGAAGACACCCTAAGAAGATATTTTATAAATAATTTTTTTAAAGACCATGTTCAAATATATAAAAAAAGGCCTATATATTGGTTGTTTACATCAGGTAAATATAAAGCCTTCAATTGTTTGGTTTATGTACACAGGTACCATAAGGGAGTTTTATCTATAATAAGAAACTGTTATGTAAATAAGATTCAGGATAAAATATATAAAGACATACAATTTTTGTCCTATAAAATGGAACATTCCTGTGAAAAAGAAAAGAAGGATATAAGGAAAAAACTAGATATTCTTTATAAAAAACAGGATGAATTGAATATATATGATGAAATGTTGATAAGTAAGGCCAATATGAACATAGAATTAGAGTTAGACTTAGGCATAATTGCTAATTATAAAAAGTTTTTACCCCTTGTGAAAAACCTAGAAAAGTGA
- a CDS encoding YibE/F family protein, whose protein sequence is MSSLSGEDGDNSAVHGKVIKIHSTENKGSERFSNADVKIISGKLKGKVITVQNFVGGKIKDESSSTQSFVKVGDEVLVNIDRYDEKGNVEDAYIYEIVRYKYLYRLALFFIISLAVIGGKKGLKSIITLIITGFVVIKVLIPLIIQGFNPTLVSSLVCIFVIVVNLLIISGKNEKTLAAIIGTSGGVLIAGIIAVFSNFIIRVNGLTDEEMQSIIYTAQSANFDFSGLLFAGIIMGALGAVMDVSMSIASSIKEIGSAKPDMTVKELIKSGMNVGKDIMGTMANTLILAYAGGAMYIMIMVSAYSYSTSISTAIDQDIIAAEILKALAGSIGLVFAVPITAVVSAILVKSYSNKKD, encoded by the coding sequence ATGTCATCTTTAAGCGGTGAAGATGGGGATAACAGTGCTGTTCACGGAAAAGTTATCAAAATACATTCCACAGAAAATAAGGGCTCTGAGAGATTTTCCAATGCAGATGTTAAAATAATCTCAGGAAAACTTAAAGGCAAAGTAATTACAGTTCAAAATTTTGTAGGAGGAAAGATTAAAGATGAGAGCAGCAGTACTCAGAGTTTTGTAAAAGTAGGAGATGAAGTATTAGTTAACATAGATAGGTATGATGAAAAAGGAAATGTAGAAGATGCCTATATATATGAAATAGTAAGGTATAAGTACTTATACAGACTGGCATTGTTTTTTATCATATCCCTGGCGGTTATTGGAGGGAAAAAAGGACTAAAATCCATTATAACTTTGATTATAACTGGATTTGTGGTAATAAAAGTACTTATACCTCTTATAATACAGGGATTTAATCCTACATTGGTGTCTTCTCTAGTATGTATTTTTGTAATTGTAGTAAATCTTCTCATAATAAGCGGAAAAAATGAAAAGACTCTGGCTGCTATTATAGGAACTTCCGGAGGAGTTTTGATTGCAGGAATTATAGCGGTATTTTCAAATTTTATAATAAGGGTTAATGGACTTACTGATGAAGAAATGCAGTCCATTATATATACGGCACAAAGTGCCAATTTTGACTTTTCAGGATTGCTTTTTGCAGGTATAATTATGGGGGCTTTAGGGGCAGTTATGGATGTAAGTATGTCTATAGCTTCTTCCATAAAGGAAATTGGAAGTGCCAAACCGGATATGACTGTAAAAGAGCTTATAAAGTCAGGTATGAATGTGGGAAAGGATATTATGGGCACTATGGCAAATACCCTCATACTCGCCTATGCAGGAGGAGCCATGTATATAATGATTATGGTTTCTGCATATTCCTATAGTACATCTATTTCTACTGCCATAGATCAAGATATTATAGCCGCAGAGATATTAAAAGCTCTCGCAGGCAGCATTGGGTTAGTTTTTGCAGTTCCAATTACTGCAGTTGTATCTGCAATACTGGTTAAATCATATTCAAATAAAAAAGACTAG